Proteins encoded by one window of Arabidopsis thaliana chromosome 2, partial sequence:
- the PIN1AT gene encoding peptidylprolyl cis/trans isomerase, NIMA-interacting 1 (''peptidylprolyl cis/trans isomerase, NIMA-interacting 1'' (PIN1AT); FUNCTIONS IN: peptidyl-prolyl cis-trans isomerase activity; INVOLVED IN: regulation of cell cycle; LOCATED IN: plasma membrane; EXPRESSED IN: 23 plant structures; EXPRESSED DURING: 13 growth stages; CONTAINS InterPro DOMAIN/s: Peptidyl-prolyl cis-trans isomerase, PpiC-type (InterPro:IPR000297); BEST Arabidopsis thaliana protein match is: FKBP-like peptidyl-prolyl cis-trans isomerase family protein (TAIR:AT1G26550.1); Has 6394 Blast hits to 6305 proteins in 1691 species: Archae - 14; Bacteria - 4880; Metazoa - 261; Fungi - 147; Plants - 126; Viruses - 0; Other Eukaryotes - 966 (source: NCBI BLink).), whose protein sequence is MASRDQVKASHILIKHQGSRRKASWKDPEGKIILTTTREAAVEQLKSIREDIVSGKANFEEVATRVSDCSSAKRGGDLGSFGRGQMQKPFEEATYALKVGDISDIVDTDSGVHIIKRTA, encoded by the exons ATGGCGTCGAGAGACCAAGTTAAGGCATCGCACATTTTGATTAAGCATCAAGGTTCTCGGAGGAAAGCGTCGTGGAAGGATCCAGAAGGGAAGATTATTCTGACTACCACTAGAGAAGCCGCCGTTGAGCAGCTTAAATCGATCCGTGAAGATATTGTCTCCGGCAAGGCGAATTTCGAAGAAGTGGCGACTCGTGTTTCTGACTGTAGCTCTGCTAAACGCGGCGGTGATCTTG GTTCCTTTGGTAGAGGTCAAATGCAGAAACCATTTGAGGAAGCAACTTACGCGCTCAAGGTTGGAGATATAAGCGACATTGTCGATACAGACAGTGGAGTCCACATCATTAAGAGAACAGCTTGA